The DNA window GGCGCTCCGGCGTGCCGATGTCGAGGAAGAAGGCCTCGACCGGGTGCGCCCGAAGGCGCCCCTCTCTCGCCCAGCGCGGAAGATGCTCCCTCTCGAGACTCGAGCGCCCCTCGGGCAGATCGGCAAGCATGCGGCGCGGGAGGAGATAGATCCCCGCGTTGATCCAGCCCTCACCCGTCCGGCCCTTCTCCTCGAACTCGAGAATCGTTCCGTCTCCCCCGATTCGAAGGCCGCCGTAATCGGAGCGATCGGCCGTCCGGACGGCGACCACGATCCCCCGCTCGGCATCGGCGAGGGCCAGCACCCTTCCCGGATCGACCTCCGCGAAGGAGTCGCCGTTGGCGATCCAGTTCTGGTCCGCGGCGAGCGCCTTGCCCCGGGCGAGAGCCCCGCCCGTGCCCAACGGTTCCTCCTCGCGAAGAAAGAGGCGCCGGTCGGTCGCGGGCCCGAAGGCCCGCTCCACTTCGTCGCCGCCGTGCCCGGTAAGGAGGACGGTCCTGCGCGGGGCCGCCGGTTCAAGCAGCTCGAGATGAAAGCGAAGGAAGGGCCACCCGGCGACCTCGAGGACAGCCTTGGGGCGATTCGTGACGGGGCCAAGCCGCGTCCCGAGCCCGCCGCAGAGGAGAAAGGCGGCCCAATCTGGTGTTTCAGACGCCGCGGGCCGATCGCCTGCGTGATGCTCCGGA is part of the Candidatus Eisenbacteria bacterium genome and encodes:
- a CDS encoding nucleotidyl transferase, with product MSQTPEHHAGDRPAASETPDWAAFLLCGGLGTRLGPVTNRPKAVLEVAGWPFLRFHLELLEPAAPRRTVLLTGHGGDEVERAFGPATDRRLFLREEEPLGTGGALARGKALAADQNWIANGDSFAEVDPGRVLALADAERGIVVAVRTADRSDYGGLRIGGDGTILEFEEKGRTGEGWINAGIYLLPRRMLADLPEGRSSLEREHLPRWAREGRLRAHPVEAFFLDIGTPERLRRADHDFVPIRRRLEAASRLRRAGGSGGSAAR